Genomic DNA from Acetilactobacillus jinshanensis:
CATCAAGTACCTGTTCGTCGATGAAATGCAGGATTATTCGATTGCTCAATTAGTGTACATGAAGCACGCTTTTCCAAACGCCAAGCTCAACTTAATTGGTGATAGTGAACAGGCTTTATTTAAGGACGTTCAGGCACCACAAGAATTGTTAAAGCAGTTAAACAACGCGCTAACCGCTCAGCATCCCCGTTTAATCAAACTGAATCGATCCTACCGATCAACTTATCCAATCACGAACTTTGCTAAATCACTATTGCCTGATGGCAATCAAATTCAGCCGTTCAACCGTTCAGGTGATCTGCCACGGATCGTAATTCGTTATAACTGGACTTCAGCCATTAAGGCCACTAAACAAATCATTCGGCAGCAGTTAAAAAAGAACAATACCGTTGCGATCTTAACTAAGCACTTAGCAGAAGCCAAGAAAATCTACACTAACCTAAACATTAACGTTAAAAAGACGTTGATGTCTGATTCCGATCGTTCGCTCCCGCAGGGTGTTTTGATCATGCCGATTTATTTGGCAAAGGGCCTTGAATTTGACTCCGTAATTGCGTGGAACGTTTCTAAAGATAACTACAATCAGAAGCGCCTGTTGGGAACGCTATACACCATTTCCACGCGAGCCATGCATGATCTAACGCTATTAAGCATTGGACCGGTTTCACCGTTGATTACCAAGTCGCACGTCTCGCCAAAACAATTTACCATTAACCATCAATTTAATTAATTTATTATTTGATAATAACTAAACCTTAAGCTTCACCGAACGTATAATATTGGTGAAGCTTTTATTTTTGTGTAAAATCAACACACTGTTTTATGGATATTGACAGCTTACGGTTTTTATAAACTGTCATGATTTAATGAGGAGCTGATTGTCATGACAAAGATTCAAGATTTAACTAAGGACCAACTTAAAAAAATCATCGATGGCTTAAAGGACCATGGGATTGGAATTAATACCTATGGGATCCACGATGACTTCTTATACCTTCACCGTGATTTAGAAAGTCATGGTCAGGTCTTTATGATCGATAGTATTCACATTTATAACTGTGGATCAGATTACTTAGCATACTATTCATCCCACGACGTTGTCGGTAATGACTGGCGTGATATCAAGATGAAGGACGCTGGATCGACAATTTTAGGTGCTGCATTACACCTATTCCAGCGGGTTAATAATTACCGGATCAACGAACTATATGGGATGGAATAATTCCCTCTAGATACATAACAAAAAGCCGCATCTTTTAAAAAGATGCGGCTTTATTATTTTTTAATAATTAACTAACGATTACAGGAATGCCGTTACGGTCGTGGCACCCACGATCAAAACTAAGCCGATGACCGTAATGGTCATTTCTTTACTAGTCTTGTGCTGATGTAAGAAGTAAATCCCGGTCAACGTTGCCAAGACAACGGATGCTTGCAATAAGACAAAGGCCGTTGCTAACCCGTTAACGCTCTTGTTAGCGGATACCAAGTACGTTAACGTACCGAAGGCAAAGAAGAAACCGGCGATAATCTGAACATAAGAAACCTTATCCTTAAAGAAATTATGTTTCTTAACTTGAAAGAGTGCGTAAACGATGGCCGTTAACACCATCCCGATAGCTTGCGGGAAGAATGCATTAGCACCGTTCGTAACGTTCGCAGCCTGCGGAGCGGCTGAGTATAACCACTGACCGATTACGGCAATGAAGACACAGATCAAAGCAGCTCTTAACTGTTTGCTACCTTGGGCGGTCTTATGTTCTTTCCATGAAGTCATGGTGGCACCCAGGATGATTACTAATAAGCAAAGCATCCCGATCAACTTATGACTCCAACCGGGCCAGTTGCCTAAAGCAATCACGCCCCACAATGCGGTAACGATTAATTGAAGCGCCGTACTAATTGGCATGGCAATTGATGAACCAACGTGAGTGAATGACTGGAATAGGAACGTTTGACCAAAGCCCCAGCCAAAGCCGGAAAGCATACATAGGAAGAATGCCATTCCGCCTGGGATCGTAATGAAGCCCATCATCC
This window encodes:
- the rbsU gene encoding ribose/proton symporter RbsU, which gives rise to MSKTLAILIGLGPFIGWGLFPTIASKFGGKPTNQILGATMGTFIFAVIFTMIGRMMGFITIPGGMAFFLCMLSGFGWGFGQTFLFQSFTHVGSSIAMPISTALQLIVTALWGVIALGNWPGWSHKLIGMLCLLVIILGATMTSWKEHKTAQGSKQLRAALICVFIAVIGQWLYSAAPQAANVTNGANAFFPQAIGMVLTAIVYALFQVKKHNFFKDKVSYVQIIAGFFFAFGTLTYLVSANKSVNGLATAFVLLQASVVLATLTGIYFLHQHKTSKEMTITVIGLVLIVGATTVTAFL